The Ralstonia pickettii DTP0602 genome segment ATCCCCGAGCGCAGCACCGTGATGCTGCTGGTGCGGCGCGAGCGTGAAGTGCTGCTGCGCCTGCGCCCGGACAGTGGCGTGTGGGGCGGCCTGTGGAGCCTGCCGGAGATGCCGGTCGACGCCGTGCCGTTCGATGCCGAAGCCGCGGAAGAGGCGGCGCTCGACTATGCGCGCGCCTTCGGCAAGCCGACGCGTGCCGCGCTGACTGGCGAGCTGACCCACGTGTTCACGCATTTCCGCCTGCTGATCCGTGCCATCCGGGTCGATGTCAGCACCGACCCCGGCAACCTGATGGTGCGGGACAGCGCCGCGGAAGCCGCGCAACGCTGGATTTCGCTCGATGATCTCGATGCGCTGGGCACGCCCGCGCCGGTGCGCAGGCTGCTGGAAGACCAGGCGCGCGGCGGGCTGTTTTGATTGATGTGGGGAACTGCGCCTAGACCATGTGGTTCTGGCGCATATACCGGTGCACGATCTCGATGCGCATGCCCGCATCGGGCAGTGCCATCAGCATCTGCTTGGCCTTGAGCGGCACCGGCAGCAGTTCGCACAGCCGGTTGGCGACCCAGCTCGGGTCGTCCCACAGGTAGGGCTCGTCAAAGGGCAGGCGGTCTGGCTGCTCGGCATGCAGCCGGGTCACGATGCGCCGCAGCGCGTCCAGGCATTCACCCAGCAGTTCCAGCTTACAGTCGATGATGTCGGCGGGCAGCACTTCGGCGCGCGCCACCAGCAGGCCGTCGTCGCGCGTCTCGTGGCTGATGATGCGGAAGCGTTCGCGGCCGCGCGCGCGGATCAGCAGCACACCCAGTTGCTCCATATTGCAATCGACGATGTCGGCGAGGCAGCCGATCGGCTCGGGCACGGTGGCCTGGTCGGGGCGCGCCACCTCTTCCCCGCTTTCGATCAGGCATACGCCAAAGGGCGTGCTGTCGCGCAGGCAGTTGCGCACCATGTCGACATAGCGCGCCTCGAACACGCGCAACGGCAGCCGTCCACCGGGAAACAGCACGGTGTGCAAGGGGAACAGCGGCAGGTTGTCGAGCGTCTGCGTTGGGTCGTCGGACCCTGCAGACGCGGTATGACGGTAGAGATCGGTCGAAGACATGCGGTGCCAGCTTGCGTAGGGGACGCTGTTCGGGCAGCAATGGCGCGCCGCCAGGCAAACGCTGCGCGCCACCGCCCGCAGGCAGGCACGTTTCGCGTCAGCCCGCCGGCGCGAGCTCTCGGTGTCTCACCAGCACATTACCATGCGCCCGGAAATAGTTGGCGAGCCTTTCCGCAATATAGACCGAGCGATGCTGGCCGCCGGTGCAGCCGATCGCCACGGTCAGGTAGCTGCGGTTGTCAGCAATGAAACTCGGCAGCCACTTTTCGACATAGGCGCGGATATCCTCGGCCATCGCCAGCACCATCGGCTGCCCCTGCAGGAAGTCGATCACCGGCTTGTCGCGGCCCGTCAGCGGGCGCAGCGCCAGGTCGTAGTAGGGGTTGGGCAGTGAGCGCACGTCGAACACCATGTCGGCGTCGCTGGGCACACCGTGCTTGAAGCCGAAGGACTCGAACAGCAGCGTCAGCCGTTCGCTGTCGTCGCGGATCAGCTCCTTGATCCAGCTGCGCAGCGTATTGGTGCGCACATTGCTGGTGTCGATCCGGTGCGCGGCCTCGGCCAGCGGGCTCAGCAGCTCGCGCTCCATTTCGATCGCTTCCATCAGCGCGGTGTCGTTGAGGGCGGGCTCGCCGCCCGGGCCGGGCGTGCCTTCGGTGCGGATCGACAGCGGATGGCGGCGGCGCGTCTCGGAGTAGCGTTGCACCAGCGCGTCGGTGCTCGCCGTCAGGAACACCACCTCGACCTGGTGCTCGGGCGCGAGCGCGCGCACGGTGTCGGGCAGCTCGTCGAGCGATTCGCGGCTGCGGATGTCGGTGGCCACCCCCAGGTGCGTATAGCCTTGGCTGGCGAGATAGCGGGTCAGTTCCGGGATGAACTGCGCCGGCAGGTTGTCGACGCAGTAATAGCCTGCATCTTCGAGGACGTTCAGGGCGACGGACTTGCCGGAACCGGAAATGCCGGTGATGAGAATGATGCGCATAGCAAGTGAAGCATAGCATCAGGTGATGGCCGCGTCATGACAGTCGCCGCAAGCAAAAATGGCGAGCCTCGCGGTTCGCCATTCATTGTGCGTCAGCTGGACATTGGTCAGGCCGACTTGGACAGGCATTCCTTCATGTACGCCTTGTATTCGTCGCCCTTCTTGCCCTTGCCCTCCTTGCTGCAGGCCGCCATCTTTTCCTGCTGGGTCTTGGGCACGGCCGACTTGTTGGCCGACAGGCATTCCTTCATGAACGCCTTGCGCTCGTCGCCCTTCTTGTCGCCGGCCTGGGTGTTGCAGGCCTTCATCTTTTCCTGCTGCGCGGTCGGGGCCTTGGCTTCCTTGGCGGGAGCGGCCGGTGCCGACGCCGTCTGGGCAAAGGCCACGGACGCCATCAGCGGGGTCACCAGCGCGCAAATCGCGATCAGTTTTTTCATGCTTGCTCTCCTGGCTGTGGAAAACATCATGGCCGCGCGGGTATGGGGGCTCGTGGCGGCCTGTGGATGGGCTCGATGCCCATTACAGCACAAAACGTAGGACGTCCCAAGCACGTTGACGGCAGCGCCTGCCGCCGTTGTAAGCAATTGAAAGCGCAGTGCGGAAGGGTCAGAGCAGCCGGCCCTGGCCGCGCGAAACCGCGTCGGCCTGCATCGCCGCGCGCTGGCGGTCCATGAAGTCGCGCAGCGTGTCGATGCCGCGCAGGCGCAGGATGGTGTTGCGCACCGCGGCCTCGACCAGCACGGCAAGGTTGCGGCCGGCCGCAACCTGGATCTTGACCATATGGATCGGCAGGCCGAGCACGTCGAGGTATTGCGAATCGAGCGGCAGACGCTCGAATTCGCCGTCGTTGCGCCGCACCAGCTGCACCACCAGCTTGATCTTCATCTTCCGCCGCACCGCGGTCTCGCCGAAGATGGTCTTGATATCGAGCAGGCCCAGGCCGCGCACTTCCAGCAGGTTCTGCAGCAGCGGCGGGCAGCGCCCCTCGATGAAGTCCGGCCCCAGGCGCACGAAGTCGACCGCATCGTCGGCCACCAGCCCGTGGCCGCGCGAGATCAGTTCCAGCCCGAGCTCGCTCTTGCCCAGGCCCGATTCACCCATGATCAGCACGCCCATGCCGAGGATGTCGAGGAACACCCCGTGCATGGTCACGCGCGGCGCGGAAATGCGCGACAGGTACAGGCGCAGGTGGTCGATCACCGCGGCCGACGACACCGGCGTGGTGAACAGCGGCGTGGACGAGCGCGTGCAGCGCAGTTCCAGGTCGGGCGGCGGCTCCATGCCGTCGGCGATCACCAGGAAGGGCGGCTCGAGCAGGATCAGCTCGCCCATCTGGCGCTTGCGGGTCTCGTCGTCCAGGCGCTGGTAGTAGGTGATCTCGGGCTTGCCGAGCACCTGGATGCGGTTGGGGTGGATCAGGTTCAGGTGGCCCACCAGGTCCGCGGCGGAGGTGGCCTCGCGGGCGAATTCCACGTCGAAGGCGCGATCCGCCCCTTCCAGGCCGGCCACCCACGAGAGTTTGAGGTCGGCTGCGTTGTCGTCGAAGATCGACTGGGAGGTGACGCCGGTGAGTTCCATGCGGTATGACTGGTGAGGCGGTGTGCGAAGCGTCTTGCGCCTGCCCGGTCTGGTGCCGGCCCGCTCTGGGGATCAGTGGATCAGGGGTGCCATGCAATCAGCAACTGGTGCACGGCATCGGGCGTGGGCAGGGTTGCCAGCCCTTCGCGCATGTCCCGGTCCGACAGCAGTTGCGCGATTTCAGAAAGGATTTCCAGGTGCTGCTGCGTGGCCTGCTCGGGCACCAGCAGGAAGATCAGCAGCGACACCGGCTTGCCGTCCGGCGACTCGAACGGGATCGGCTCGGCCAGCCGCATGAAGGCGGCCAGCGGCTGCTTCAGGCCCTTGATGCGGCCATGCGGGATCGCCACGCCGGCGCCCAGGCCGGTGGAGCCCAGCGATTCGCGCGCGAACAGGTTGTCCGTCACAGTAGCGCGCGCCACGCCATGGTTGTTCTCGAAGAGGAGCCCGGCCTGCTCGAACACACGCTTCTTGCTGGTGACGCTTACATCGAGGTTGATGTTGCCGGGTGGCAGCAATTTGGCCAAACGATTCATGGGCGATGCGCAGGATTTCAGTTAGCGGGGCGGATCAGCCGTTCCGGCCGGGCAGTGGGCTGCTGCGGGCGGCTGCAAAGTCACTCGACGCCGGGCCGTCAGCCGCCCGCGGGCGTCCGGCCATTATAGAGCAGCGGCTTCCTCCCCATTGTGCAGCGCAGCGCCGGATTCGGGTGCAAAACGACACAAGGTCACGCACCGGGTTGGATGCAAAAAATGCCCGCCTGCCATGTATGGCGCAGCATACACCTTGCCGCCGTCGTTGCGAACACCCTCGCCCAATCGGGTGGTACTAGTTTGCACCGCCGCCACAGCCAGGGCGCTTTATGCTCATTTTCTGGCGCCAGGGCGCAAAAAAGCCGCGTTTGAGCGCGGCTTGCCTGTCTAGTCTCGGATTCGACGGCTCGCTGGGAGCCGCCGGGCACGGTCATTGCTGCATTTGCGCTGCGGCCATCTGATATTTGACCGCCTCGCGGTCGTGGCTTTGCACGCGGTCCTTGTAGCGGATCACCTGACGGTCGAGCTTGTCGACGAGCGCGTCGATTGCCGCATACAGGTCTTCGTGATGCGCTTCAACAAAGATGTCCTTGCCCCTGAGATGTAGATTGATTTCCGCGTACTGGCGCCGGTCCTTTTCTTTGTGATTATCGACAGAGAGCAGCACGCTAACGCCAATGACTTGATCGAAATGCCTGACGATTCGCTCCAGCTTCGTTTCCACGTACTCACGCAATGCCGGCGTGATGTCAAGGTGGTGTCCACTGATCTTGAAGTTCATAGCGCTTCTCCTTCTGAAAGAGCCTCACCAGGCAGGCGGTGGGCTCGGCTACAAAGACTTGCGGAGATTGACTGCGGGGATTTTCAGGGCTTCGCGATACTTGGCAACGGTGCGGCGTGCGACAACGAAGCCTTGTTCGCCCAGCAGTTCGGCAATGCGACTGTCGGAAAGGGGATTCCTCGGGTCTTCGGCTCCTATCAGTTGCTTGATCAAGGCGCGGATGGCCGTTGATGAAGCCGCGCCACCGGTTTCGGTGGACACGTGGCTGCCGAAGAAGTACTTCAATTCGAAAGTACCCATCGGCGTTGCCATGTATTTATTGGTCGTCACCCGGGAGATGGTTGACTCGTGTAAACCCAGTGTATCGGCAATCTCCCTCAAAACCAAGGGGCGCATGGCGATTTCGCCGTGGGTGAAAAAGTTCTTTTGACGCTCGACAATGGCCTGTGAGACACGCAGGATGGTGTCGAACCGTTGCTGGATGTTCTTGATCAGCCACCGCGCTTCCTGCAGCTTCTGCTGCAGGCCGGCCGTGCCCGACTCGCCCTTGGCGCCGCGCAGGATCTGCGCGTACATATCGTTGATGCGCAGCCGCGGCATCACATCCGGGTTGAGTTGCGCGGTCCAGCCGCCGCCGCTCTTGCGCACGAATACATCGGGCACCACGAAATCGGCTTCCGGGCGGCTGTAGGCATGGCCGGGATAGGGCGCGAGCGAGCGGATCAGTTCATGCGCCGCCTTCAGCGCCGCTTCGTCCACCTGCAGCGCCTTCTTCAGCCGCGTGTAGTCGCGCACTGCCAGCAGTTCCAGGTGGTTGGTGACGATGACCAGCGCCAGGTCGCGCTGCGGGTGCTTCAGGCGCCGCAATTGCAGCGCGAGGCACTCGGCGGCATTGCGCGCGCCCACGCCGGGCGGATCGAAGCTCTGCAGCAGCGTCAGGATCGCGTGGACTTCCTCGATCTCGAATTCGAGTTCTTCCGGCAGCTCGGTGCAGATTTCCTCGAGCGACGCGCTCAGGTAGCCGTCGTCGTCCAGCGATTCGATCAGGAAGATCGCCAGGCCCTTGTCGCGCGTCGAGATCTTCAGCGGCGCGAGCTGCTCCATCAGGTATTCGCGCAGCGTCGGCTCGGCGTCGCGCAGCTGCATCGGCGTCTTTTCGTCATCGTCGCCTTGCGGCCGGCGGGCGAAGTCGTCAAGGCTCCAGTCGCTGCCATAGTCGTCGCCGCTGCTGCTGTCGCCGTAGCTGTCATCGTCGCCCGCGGCGTCGGTGCGCGCGTCACCGTTTCCTTGCGGCTCGGCCGGCGCGGGTGCGGGCGCGCTCTGCAGGTTGACCGAGCCGTCGGCGGCCACGCGCAGCGGGCTTTCGATCCAGTCGTTCTCACGTTCGAGCAGGGGGTTTTCCGTCAGCGCCTGTTCGACTTCCTGCTGCAGTTCCAGCGTTGAAAGCTGCAGCAGCCGGATCGACTGCTGCAGTTGCGGCGTGAGTGCCAGGTGCTGGGAGAGGCGGAGCTGTAGCGACGGTTTCATGCGACCTATTTTATGCGCATCTTTCCGTTGTTGGAACGGAAATTGCTATCGCTGATGCGCTCTGATCGCCGCACGCTGTGGGGTATCCCACGCGCTGCCTGAACAAAACCTGCCGTGTGTGGTAGCGCTCGAGACAACGCTTCTGACCACTTTCAGCAGGCCGGTACATCACATGCGGAAGTTCTCGCCCAGGTAGACGCGCCGCACCGATTCGTTGGCGATGATCTCTTCGGGCTCGCCCGCGGCCAGCACCGTGCCTTCGCTGATGATGTAGGCGTGGTCGCAGATGCCGAGCGTTTCGCGCACGTTGTGATCGGTAATCAGCACGCCGATATTGCGCGCCTTCAGGAAGCTGACGATGCGCTGGATCTCGCCCACCGCGATCGGATCCACGCCGGCGAAGGGCTCGTCCAGCAGGATGAAGCGCGGCGACGAGGCCAGTGCGCGCGCGATCTCCACGCGGCGGCGCTCGCCACCCGACAGCGACAGCGCCGGGTTGTTGCGCAGGTGCGCGATCTGCAGGTCGTCGAGCAGCGAATCGAGGCGGCGGTCGATCTCGGCCTTGCCCAGCGGCTTGCCGTTTTCCACCTGCAGCTCCAGCACGGCGCGGATGTTCTCCTCGACGTTGAGCTTGCGGAAGACCGAGGCCTCCTGCGGCAGGTAGGACAGCCCCATGCGTGCGCGCTCGTGGATCGGCAGGCCGCTGATATGGTCGCCGTCGAGCACGATATCGCCCTCGTCCAGCGCCACCAGGCCGACGATCATGTAGAAGGAGGTGGTCTTGCCCGCGCCGTTGGGGCCGAGCAGCCCGACCACCTCGCCGCTCTTCACGTCCAGCGAGACATCCTTGACCACCGTGCGCGTGCCATAGCGCTTCCTCAGGTGGCGCACGACCAGCGTGCTGCCCCCGGCTAGGACGGTGGAGGCTTCGACGAAAGGCTTTTCGGCAATCGTTGCGGTATCGGTCATTGGCTCAGGCATTCATTCAGGCGGCGGCGCAGGGGATGTCGTATGCGGCGCCGGCGTCAGGGTTTGTTGGTCGGCGCGGGCGCGGACTTCAGGTTCAGCGGCGAGCCGCCGGCACCGGGCGCGCCTTGGGCGCCCTGGTCCTGGCGCGGCGACAGCACTGCGCGCACGCGGCCGGAAGGATTGGCGGGCGAGCCCTCGCCGCCGCTACCGGCAGCCGTGTAGAACTCCTTGCGGCTGTCGTAGGTCAGCACCGCGCCGCGGATCTCGTCGACCATCTTGGCACCCTGCAGGCGGGCCATGCGGGCATTGCCGATCAGCTTGGACAGTTCCTGCTTGCCGTCGTATTCGATGCGGTCGCCCCAGCCGTCGATATATTCATCGACACCCTCGCGCTTCTGCCGGATATACGCCTGCTTGCCCGGCTTGGCGGTGGCCACGGCGAACTGATAACCCTCCGGGTCGGTGCGCAGCTCGGCCGCGTCCGACTTCAGGATCATGGTGCCCTTGGTCAGCACCACGTTGCCGGTGAGCGTATAGATCTGCTTGACGTCGTCGTAGCTGGCGTTGTCGGCCTCCAGCACCATCGGCTTGTCGCGGTCCGCGCGCTCGGCAAGGGCGGGCTGGGCCAGCAGCAGGCCGAAGGCCACTGCCGAAGCCAGCAGGGCAGGGGCGGTGCGTCGACGGGACGATGTCGTCAGGAATGCAGTCATGTTGGCAGGGGTCGCTGGAGGGCGTCTTGGTACGTTTTGGTACGTGTTGGTGGTGCCTGGGGCGGGCGGGGTTCGTTGCAGCCTTGCTGCCAACGGGGCCCCGTGCCGGGATCATCACCGGCCCGGCGACGGTCCGGTGATGATGGTGCCGCGTACATTGCCGAGCAATTGTACTTCGCGGGTGACGTTGTTGAAGATCAGGCCGTTGGCTGTCATCACCGAGGGGCCGCGCGTGAGCTTGACCGCCTTGTCGGTCTTGACGATGTCGTCGTTGAGCAGCAGCTGGAAGTAGCTCGACGCCGCGGTCAACTGCGGGTCCTTGGACGCGTCGGGCCCCTGCTGGCGCAGGATGAAGCCGTTGCCGTACAGGTCGATCACCGAGCCTTCGGCGTTCATGCGGCCGATGTCGGCGCGCGCGGTGACGGGCGGGCGGTCGGGCTGGTAGGCGCGCATCGCGGGACGGGTCACCTCGTAGGTCTGGTCGTCCTCGAAATGGACCATGCGATCGCCGGTGAAGCGGATCTTGGTGCTGCCGTCCGGTGCCAGCTCGGTGGCCGAGAAGCGGTCGATGAAGTAGTCCGGCTCGTGTTTCTTGGTGGTCTGCGCGGCCTGGTCTTCCTTGGGCGAGTTGATCTGGACCAGCCAGAACGTGCTGCCCGCCACGAAGGCCATCAGCAGCAGCGGCAGCAGCCGCATCACGATGCCGCTGAGGGAGGCGAGTAGTGCCTGCATGGTGTCCTTGCTTGCGCTCCGTTCAGATGACCTTGGCGCGGGTCAGGTCGTGGATATGGAGCGCGCCGGTGAGGCGGCCGTCGTCGTCCACCACCAGCAGCTGGTTGATGCGGTTGGCTTCCATCACCTGTACCGCTTCCACGGCGAGCTGGTTCTCGTTGACCACGTGCGGGTTGCGGTGCATGACCTCGCCGATGGGCACGGTCTTCCAGTCGCGCGGGGTTTCCAGCAGGCGGCGCAGGTCGCCGTCGGTGAAGACCCCGATGGCGTGGCCGTCGGGGTCAACCACCGCGGTCATGGCCATGCCCTTGCGGGTAATTTCCATCAGTGCCTGCGCCAGCGGGGTGTTCTCGCGTACCTCGGGCACGGCGTTGCCGGTGCGCATCACGTCGCGCACGTGCGTCAGCAGCTTGCGCCCCAGCGCGCCGCCCGGGTGCGAGCGGGCGAAGTCTTCCTCGCCGAAGCCGCGCGCGTCCAGCACCGCCACTGCCAGCGCGTCGCCGAGCGCCAGCGCCGCGGTGGTGCTTGCCGTTGGCGCCAGGTTCAGCGGGCAGGCTTCCTTTTCCACGGCGGCGTCCAAGTGCACATCGGCCAGCTTGGCCAGGTTGGACTCGGGGTTGCCGGTGACCGAGATCAGCCGGGCGCCGATGCGCTTGACGATCGGGATGATCGACAGCAGCTCGCCGGTCTCGCCGGAATTGGAAAAGGCGATCAGCACGTCGTCGCGCGTGACCATGCCCAGGTCGCCATGGCTGGCCTCGGCCGGGTGCACGAAGAACGCGGGAGTGCCGGTGGAGGCCAGCGTGGCCGCCACCTTGCGCCCGATATGACCGGACTTGCCGATGCCGGAGACCACTACGCGCCCGTTGCATTGCAGGATCAGCTGCACCGCGTGGGCAAAGTCAAGGGTCAGGCGGCCCGAAAGTGCGGAAACCGCATCGGCTTCGGTCTGGAGGGTATTGCGCGCGAGCCGGAGTGCTCGATCCGCATCGAAATTGGCTATCATGGCGACGAAGTATACCAACGAATGCGACGGCGCCTTGGTCGCCTCCGGGCGCCCCGCCGCGCTTGCCGTGTTGCCCCGGCAGGGTGCCCGTGCCGGGTCGGACGCGTGCCTGGCCGGTCACCCCGCTAGCCTGGCTTCCCTATCGCCTGACTGCCTGACCGCCCGACCGCCTGAAACACGCCTGATGCATTCTCCGCTGGAACTGACCCTGGTGCTGCTGGCCGCTGCCGTATTCGGCGTGGTCGCTTTCCGCATGCTGCAGTTGCCGCCAATGCTCGGCTACCTCGCCGTGGGCATCCTGATTGGCCCGCATGCGCTCGGACTGGCCAGCGACACCGCGCAGACCAAGTACCTGGCCGAATTCGGCGTGGTCTTCCTGATGTTCTCGATCGGCCTGGAGTTCAGCCTGAGCAAGCTGCGCTCGATGAAGCGCCTGGTGTTCGGGCTGGGCGGCTCGCAGGTGGTGCTGTCGATGCTGGCGGTGGTGGCGGCGAGCTGGGCCTTCAACTGGCTGTTTGCGCTGTCGTGGCAGGCCTCGGTGGCGCTGGGCGGGGCGCTGGCGATGTCCTCCACGGCGATCGTGTCCAAGATGCTGTCCGAGCGCATGGAGCTGGAAAGCGAGCACGGCCGCAACATCATCAGCATCCTGCTGTTCCAGGACCTGGCCGTGGTGCCGCTGCTGATCGTGATCCCGGCGCTGTCGCAGGACCCGGGCGACCTGGTGAAGGCCCTGGCCCTGGCCACGGTCAAGATCGTGGTCGCACTGAGCGTGATCTTCTTCCTCGGCCAGCGCCTGATGAGCCGGTGGTTCCATGTGGTGGCAGCGCGCCGCTCGCAGGAACTGTTCATGCTGAACCTGCTGCTGGTCACGCTGGGCATGGCGGCGCTGACCGAGCGGCTCGGGCTGTCGATGGCGCTGGGCGCGTTCATGGCCGGCATGCTGATCTCCGAGACGCCGTACCGCCACCAGGTGGAAGAAGACATCAAGCCGTTCCGCGACGTGCTGCTGGGCCTGTTCTTCGTCACCATCGGCATGCTGCTCAATATCCGCGTGGTGCTCGACCACCTGTGGCTGGTGCTGGCGCTGCTGGTGGTGCCGGTGGTGTTCAAGCTGGTGCTGATCACGGTGCTGGCGCGGCTCTTTGGCTCGCGCCAGGGCGTGGCCATCCGCACCGGGCTCGGGCTGGCGCAGGCGGGCGAGTTTGGCTTCGTGCTGCTGAACCAGATCGACGGGCTCAACCTGGTCGACCCGGTGCTGATCCAGGTGATCCTGGCGTCGATGCTGCTGTCGATGCTGGCGGCGCCCTTCCTGATCCAGTACAGCGACGCCGTGGTGCTGCGCTTTGCCGCCAACGAATGGCTGATGCAGTCGCTGAACATGACGCGCATCGCCGCGCAGAGCCTGCAGACCGAGAAGCACGCGATCATCTGCGGCTTCGGCCGCAGCGGGCAGAACCTGGCGCATATGCTCGAGCGGGAGGGCATCACCTACGTCGCGCTCGACCTCGACCCCGACCGCGTGCGCGAGGCCGCCGCCGCCGGCGATACCGTGGTCTACGGCGATGCCGGCAGGCGTGAGGCGCTGATCGCCGCCGGCATCCACCGCGCCGCCGCGCTGATCGTCACCTACGCCAACACGCCGTCGGCGCTCAAGGTGCTGCACCACGTGCAGGAACTGGCGCCGGCGCTGCCGGTGATCGTGCGCACCGTCGACGATTCCGAACTGGACACGCTGCAGAAGGCCGGCGCCACCGAGGTGGTGCCCGAAATCATCGAAGGCAGCCTGATGCTGGCCTCGCACGCGCTGGTGCTGCTGGGTGTGCCGATGCGCCGCGTGGTGCGCGGCGTGCAGGAGGCGCGCGACGCGCGCTACAGCCTGCTGCGCGGCTACTTCCATGGCCGCGACGATGACGACGACATGGTCGAGCGCGATTCGGTGCGGCTGCATTCGGTATCGCTCGGGCCGCAGTCCACCGCGGTCGGGCGGCGCCTGGGCGTGCTGGGCCTGGACCGCATCGGCGTAGAGGTGACCGCGGTGCGCCGGCGCGGCATCCGCGCCTTCGACCCCGAGCCCGAGACCGTGCTGGAGCCGGGCGATATCGTCGTGCTGCGCGGCCCGCCTGAAGCGCTGGAAGCGGCCGAAACGCGCATCCTGAACGGTTGAGACAGCCGCCCGCCGGTATCAATGCGGACGCGTTTCCGCCCAGGACTCAGGCAGATTGTCGAGCACCGCGCGCGCGTCCAGCGAGCGGATCGGCACGGCGGGGTCGGCGGGGATGCGGCCTTCGCCTTGCAACATCAGGTAGCGCAGGCAGCACACTCGCAGAAAGGACGAGAAATTGCCGGCGACGGCCTCGGCGCCGCGATGGGCGCTCAGCTCGTCATGCAGGCGGGTGATCAGCTGGTTGACGGTCATGCCGTCGCGCCGCGCCAGTTCTTCCAGCACTTCCCAGAAGAGGCTTTCCAGCCGGATGCTGGTAGCCACGCCGCGCAGGCGCAGCGAGCGCGCCTGGCTCTGGTAAGAGGCCGGGTTGGCGCGGATAAATATTTCACACATCAAAGTCCCCTGCAGGCGGCACGGCCGGCGTGCGGGTGCGCCGCCCGTCGCATGGGCCGCGCACTGCCGTGACGCCGGCACTGGCGCCGCGTTCGGAAGGCTCTAATGTACGATCCGCGTGCCCAGCACCGCAAGAAACTGCGCCAGCCATGCCGGATGCGCCGGCCAGGCCGGGGCGGTGACGAGGTTGCCGTCGGTATGGGCCTGGTCGACCGGGATCTCGGCATAGGTGCCGCCGGCCAACTTTACTTCCGGCGCGCAGGCGGGGTAGGCGGAGCAGGTCTTGCCTTCCAGCACGCCGGCCGCGGCCAGCAGCTGGGCGCCGTGGCAGACCGCGGCGATCGGCTTGTCCGCCTGGGCGAAGTGGCGCACGATCTCCAGCACGCGCGCATTCAGCCGCAGGTATTCCGGCGCGCGGCCGCCGGGGATGACCAGCGCGTCATACGCGGCGGGGTCGATCTCGGCAAAGGTCGCGTTCAGCGTGAAGTTGTGGCCGCGCTTCTCGGTGTAGGTCTGGTCCCCCTCGAAATCGTGGATGGCGGTGGCGCAGGCGTCGCCCGCCTTCTTGTCGGGGCATACGGCATCAACGG includes the following:
- a CDS encoding organic solvent tolerance protein OstA (K09774: lptA; lipopolysaccharide export system protein LptA); amino-acid sequence: MTAFLTTSSRRRTAPALLASAVAFGLLLAQPALAERADRDKPMVLEADNASYDDVKQIYTLTGNVVLTKGTMILKSDAAELRTDPEGYQFAVATAKPGKQAYIRQKREGVDEYIDGWGDRIEYDGKQELSKLIGNARMARLQGAKMVDEIRGAVLTYDSRKEFYTAAGSGGEGSPANPSGRVRAVLSPRQDQGAQGAPGAGGSPLNLKSAPAPTNKP
- a CDS encoding arylsulfate sulfotransferase; this encodes MCEIFIRANPASYQSQARSLRLRGVATSIRLESLFWEVLEELARRDGMTVNQLITRLHDELSAHRGAEAVAGNFSSFLRVCCLRYLMLQGEGRIPADPAVPIRSLDARAVLDNLPESWAETRPH
- a CDS encoding potassium transporter (K03455: TC.KEF; monovalent cation:H+ antiporter-2, CPA2 family) is translated as MHSPLELTLVLLAAAVFGVVAFRMLQLPPMLGYLAVGILIGPHALGLASDTAQTKYLAEFGVVFLMFSIGLEFSLSKLRSMKRLVFGLGGSQVVLSMLAVVAASWAFNWLFALSWQASVALGGALAMSSTAIVSKMLSERMELESEHGRNIISILLFQDLAVVPLLIVIPALSQDPGDLVKALALATVKIVVALSVIFFLGQRLMSRWFHVVAARRSQELFMLNLLLVTLGMAALTERLGLSMALGAFMAGMLISETPYRHQVEEDIKPFRDVLLGLFFVTIGMLLNIRVVLDHLWLVLALLVVPVVFKLVLITVLARLFGSRQGVAIRTGLGLAQAGEFGFVLLNQIDGLNLVDPVLIQVILASMLLSMLAAPFLIQYSDAVVLRFAANEWLMQSLNMTRIAAQSLQTEKHAIICGFGRSGQNLAHMLEREGITYVALDLDPDRVREAAAAGDTVVYGDAGRREALIAAGIHRAAALIVTYANTPSALKVLHHVQELAPALPVIVRTVDDSELDTLQKAGATEVVPEIIEGSLMLASHALVLLGVPMRRVVRGVQEARDARYSLLRGYFHGRDDDDDMVERDSVRLHSVSLGPQSTAVGRRLGVLGLDRIGVEVTAVRRRGIRAFDPEPETVLEPGDIVVLRGPPEALEAAETRILNG
- a CDS encoding KpsF/GutQ family protein (K06041: E5.3.1.13; arabinose-5-phosphate isomerase [EC:5.3.1.13]); translated protein: MVYFVAMIANFDADRALRLARNTLQTEADAVSALSGRLTLDFAHAVQLILQCNGRVVVSGIGKSGHIGRKVAATLASTGTPAFFVHPAEASHGDLGMVTRDDVLIAFSNSGETGELLSIIPIVKRIGARLISVTGNPESNLAKLADVHLDAAVEKEACPLNLAPTASTTAALALGDALAVAVLDARGFGEEDFARSHPGGALGRKLLTHVRDVMRTGNAVPEVRENTPLAQALMEITRKGMAMTAVVDPDGHAIGVFTDGDLRRLLETPRDWKTVPIGEVMHRNPHVVNENQLAVEAVQVMEANRINQLLVVDDDGRLTGALHIHDLTRAKVI
- a CDS encoding hypothetical protein (K11719: lptC; lipopolysaccharide export system protein LptC); amino-acid sequence: MQALLASLSGIVMRLLPLLLMAFVAGSTFWLVQINSPKEDQAAQTTKKHEPDYFIDRFSATELAPDGSTKIRFTGDRMVHFEDDQTYEVTRPAMRAYQPDRPPVTARADIGRMNAEGSVIDLYGNGFILRQQGPDASKDPQLTAASSYFQLLLNDDIVKTDKAVKLTRGPSVMTANGLIFNNVTREVQLLGNVRGTIITGPSPGR
- a CDS encoding glutamine amidotransferase (K05520: pfpI; protease I [EC:3.2.-.-]); protein product: MAKKILMLVGDYAEDYETMVPFQALQMVGHTVDAVCPDKKAGDACATAIHDFEGDQTYTEKRGHNFTLNATFAEIDPAAYDALVIPGGRAPEYLRLNARVLEIVRHFAQADKPIAAVCHGAQLLAAAGVLEGKTCSAYPACAPEVKLAGGTYAEIPVDQAHTDGNLVTAPAWPAHPAWLAQFLAVLGTRIVH